Proteins encoded together in one Olsenella timonensis window:
- a CDS encoding APC family permease — protein MGTGDEGRRYSLMTAVCLIMGICIGSGIFFKSDNVLVATGGSVAAGVVMFCLAATYIVFGGLCLTLFAARTDRAGGLVDYAERFVSPRFARVIGWHYAFVYLPSISAVIFWVAGVYACMVLGLPGTLAQQMAIGLALMLLCSATNALAPRLSGWAQNALTAVKVAPLVSVGLIGLAAALSGRAGAAPVAPVSPGAPGGLAWLAAAAPIAFSFDGWPAATSIAPELRHAQRNLPIALVVAPLAILALYLAYFVGLTTTLGPASVMAAGDGSLALLFSRLFGERAAAWPNLIALLAVLGTGNGLTLSLQRLPLALAERGDLPGAGRLAHAGGGRRAALLSAGVATLCALAWSALHALVQAGGLIPNGDVSEVSVCLTMLLMLPYFVAAWRMRSDGRAGVLRGRVAPVLAVACCLVVGLSGLAEPARLAFVALELAVLLAVALLCRRRRLGCGE, from the coding sequence ATGGGCACGGGAGACGAGGGGCGGCGCTACTCGCTGATGACGGCGGTCTGCCTCATCATGGGCATCTGCATCGGCTCGGGCATCTTCTTCAAGTCCGACAACGTCCTCGTGGCAACCGGCGGCAGCGTCGCCGCCGGCGTCGTGATGTTCTGCCTCGCCGCCACCTACATCGTCTTCGGCGGGCTGTGCCTCACGCTCTTCGCGGCGCGCACCGACCGAGCGGGCGGCCTCGTCGACTATGCCGAGCGCTTCGTCTCGCCGCGCTTCGCCCGGGTCATCGGCTGGCACTACGCCTTCGTCTACCTGCCGTCGATCTCCGCGGTCATCTTCTGGGTCGCGGGCGTCTACGCGTGCATGGTGCTCGGCCTCCCGGGCACCCTCGCGCAGCAGATGGCGATCGGCCTCGCGCTCATGCTCCTCTGCTCTGCGACGAACGCCCTCGCGCCGCGCCTGTCGGGCTGGGCGCAGAACGCCCTCACGGCGGTCAAGGTCGCGCCGCTCGTCTCGGTGGGCCTGATCGGACTCGCCGCCGCTCTCTCCGGACGGGCCGGGGCCGCCCCCGTCGCCCCCGTCAGCCCGGGCGCGCCCGGCGGGCTCGCCTGGCTCGCCGCCGCGGCCCCGATCGCCTTCTCCTTCGACGGCTGGCCCGCCGCCACCTCGATCGCCCCGGAGCTGCGTCACGCCCAGCGTAACCTCCCCATCGCCCTCGTCGTGGCGCCGCTCGCCATCCTCGCGCTCTACCTCGCCTACTTCGTCGGCCTCACGACGACGCTCGGCCCCGCCTCGGTCATGGCCGCGGGGGACGGCAGCCTCGCGCTGCTCTTCTCCCGGCTCTTCGGCGAGCGCGCCGCCGCCTGGCCCAACCTCATCGCGCTCCTCGCCGTGCTCGGGACCGGCAACGGCCTCACGCTCTCCCTGCAGCGCCTCCCGCTGGCGCTCGCGGAGCGCGGCGACCTGCCGGGCGCCGGGCGCCTCGCGCACGCGGGCGGCGGCAGGCGTGCGGCCCTCCTAAGCGCCGGCGTCGCCACGCTGTGCGCCCTCGCCTGGAGCGCCCTGCACGCGCTCGTGCAGGCGGGCGGTCTCATCCCCAACGGCGACGTCTCCGAGGTGAGCGTCTGCCTCACGATGCTGCTCATGCTCCCCTACTTCGTCGCCGCCTGGCGCATGCGCTCGGACGGTCGGGCGGGTGTGCTGCGCGGGCGCGTCGCGCCGGTGCTCGCGGTCGCGTGCTGCCTCGTGGTGGGGCTCTCCGGCCTGGCCGAGCCGGCGCGCCTCGCATTTGTCGCCCTCGAGCTTGCCGTCCTTCTCGCCGTTGCGCTACTCTGCCGACGGCGCAGGCTCGGGTGCGGTGAATGA
- a CDS encoding helix-turn-helix transcriptional regulator, translating to MIVLRLDRVLADRKIRSKELAERIGLTEVNLSRIKTGKISAVRFSTLDALCRELGCQPGDILEYVPDEPER from the coding sequence ATGATCGTGCTTCGCCTCGACCGCGTGCTCGCGGACCGCAAGATTCGCTCGAAGGAGCTCGCCGAGCGGATCGGGCTCACCGAGGTCAACCTCTCGCGCATCAAGACCGGGAAGATCTCAGCCGTGCGCTTCTCGACGCTCGACGCCCTCTGTCGCGAGCTGGGCTGCCAGCCCGGTGACATCCTCGAGTACGTGCCGGACGAGCCCGAGAGATGA
- a CDS encoding xanthine phosphoribosyltransferase, which yields MKELEDRIRQDGIVREGNVLKVDNFLNHQCDVALYDHMGAEWARLFAGRRVDKILTIEASGIGIACVAATHFGGVPVVFARKTESKNMDGEQYRANIRSYTKGREYQVIVAKRFLARGEHVLVIDDFMAMGCAMNGLLEICDEAGVVVEGIGIAIEKGFQPGGAELRKRGYQVESLAIVKSMDAETGEIEFA from the coding sequence ATGAAGGAGCTTGAGGATCGCATCCGCCAGGACGGAATCGTGCGCGAGGGCAACGTCCTCAAGGTCGACAACTTCCTCAACCACCAGTGCGACGTGGCCCTCTACGACCACATGGGCGCCGAGTGGGCGCGCCTGTTCGCCGGCAGGCGCGTCGACAAGATCCTCACGATCGAGGCCTCCGGCATCGGCATCGCGTGCGTCGCCGCCACGCACTTCGGGGGCGTGCCCGTGGTCTTCGCCCGCAAGACTGAGTCCAAGAACATGGACGGCGAGCAGTACCGCGCCAACATCAGGAGCTACACCAAGGGTCGCGAGTACCAGGTCATCGTCGCCAAGCGCTTCCTCGCCCGCGGCGAGCACGTGCTCGTGATCGACGACTTCATGGCCATGGGCTGCGCCATGAACGGCCTACTCGAGATCTGCGACGAGGCCGGCGTCGTCGTGGAGGGCATCGGCATCGCCATCGAGAAGGGCTTCCAGCCGGGCGGAGCCGAGCTGCGCAAGCGCGGCTACCAGGTGGAGTCGCTCGCAATCGTGAAGTCCATGGACGCGGAGACCGGAGAGATCGAGTTCGCGTAG
- a CDS encoding metalloregulator ArsR/SmtB family transcription factor — protein MEGAKLADEIAVGETPDELPDEELLYDLADLFKVFSDTTRIKILFALMGRELCVADIAEQAGTTQSAVSHQLRTLKQAHLVKFQRDGRNVLYSLADDHVYTMLNQGMSHICE, from the coding sequence ATGGAAGGAGCGAAATTGGCAGACGAGATCGCCGTCGGGGAGACGCCCGACGAGCTGCCCGACGAGGAGCTGCTCTACGACCTCGCGGACCTCTTCAAGGTCTTCAGCGACACCACGCGCATCAAGATCCTGTTCGCCCTCATGGGCCGGGAGCTCTGCGTGGCGGACATCGCCGAGCAGGCGGGGACCACCCAGAGCGCCGTCTCCCACCAGCTGCGCACGCTCAAGCAGGCGCACCTCGTGAAGTTCCAGCGCGACGGGCGGAACGTGCTCTACTCGCTCGCCGACGACCACGTCTACACGATGCTCAACCAGGGCATGAGCCACATCTGCGAGTAG
- a CDS encoding cation transporter — MRKSFRLDEIDCANCALKLQDALARVDGVRSVSVNFMTQKLTLEAEDARFDAVLDQVVKVAARVEPDCEIIR, encoded by the coding sequence ATGCGCAAGTCATTCAGGCTCGACGAGATCGACTGCGCCAACTGCGCGCTCAAGCTCCAGGACGCCCTCGCCAGGGTGGACGGTGTGCGCTCCGTCTCCGTGAACTTCATGACGCAGAAGCTCACGCTCGAGGCCGAGGACGCCCGCTTTGACGCGGTGCTCGACCAGGTCGTGAAGGTCGCGGCGCGCGTCGAGCCCGACTGTGAGATCATCCGCTAG
- a CDS encoding heavy metal translocating P-type ATPase has translation MNKKQRRWRNRIVVAIAIFAVIMAVDEAGLLASAFGARGSVYAAFVLYLVPYLIAGHDVLAKAARNLARGEAFDECFLMTVATIGAFAMVLFPDTDPHMAEGAAVMLFYQVGELFQSYAVGQSRKSIAAMMDIAPEYANVERDGELVQVDPAEVAVGTVVVIKPGERVPLDGVVCEGSSQLDTAALTGESVPRHVGSGSEVVSGCVNMTGLLHVRTTKPYGESTVARILELVENASEKKARTESFITRFARVYTPAVVLSALALAVVPPLAGMGAWSDWILRGLTFLVVSCPCALVISVPLSFFGGIGGASRLGILVKGSNYLELLAKVDTVVFDKTGTLTSGTFNVVAIHPEAGVEADYVLSLAAHAEAFSDHPIAVSVREAYSGRIDRERIRDVREESGHGVSARVDEHVVLVGNDRLMAEHGANWHDCDLTGTVLHVTVDGAYAGHIVIADVVKDDAEAAVRELHDAGVRRCVMLTGDRADVAEAVGGRLGLDEVRAQLLPQDKVAEVERLLAEEREGGRLAFVGDGINDAPVLTRADVGIAMGAMGSDAAIEAADVVLMDDRPSKIASAMRVARKTMRIVWQNIVFAIGVKVLILVLAALGLANMWLAVFGDVGVAVIAILNAMRAMRVERH, from the coding sequence GTGAACAAGAAGCAGCGCAGGTGGCGCAACAGGATCGTCGTCGCCATCGCCATCTTCGCCGTGATCATGGCCGTGGACGAGGCGGGACTTCTCGCCAGCGCCTTCGGAGCGCGCGGCAGCGTCTACGCGGCCTTCGTCCTCTACCTCGTCCCCTACCTCATCGCGGGACATGACGTGCTCGCCAAGGCGGCGCGCAACCTCGCGCGCGGCGAGGCCTTCGACGAGTGCTTCCTCATGACCGTCGCCACGATCGGCGCCTTTGCGATGGTGCTGTTCCCGGACACCGACCCCCACATGGCCGAGGGCGCCGCCGTCATGCTCTTCTACCAGGTCGGCGAGCTCTTCCAGAGCTACGCGGTGGGACAGAGCCGCAAGTCAATCGCCGCCATGATGGACATCGCCCCGGAGTACGCCAACGTCGAGAGGGACGGCGAGCTCGTCCAGGTGGACCCGGCCGAGGTGGCCGTCGGCACCGTCGTGGTGATCAAGCCGGGAGAGCGCGTGCCGCTCGACGGCGTGGTCTGCGAGGGGAGCTCCCAGCTCGACACCGCCGCGCTCACCGGCGAGTCCGTCCCGCGGCACGTGGGAAGCGGCTCCGAGGTAGTCTCCGGCTGCGTCAACATGACCGGCCTGCTGCACGTGCGCACCACCAAGCCCTACGGCGAGTCCACCGTCGCGCGCATCCTCGAGCTCGTGGAGAACGCCAGCGAGAAGAAGGCGCGCACGGAGAGCTTCATCACCCGCTTCGCGCGCGTCTACACGCCGGCCGTGGTGCTCTCGGCACTCGCGCTCGCCGTGGTTCCGCCGCTCGCGGGCATGGGCGCATGGTCGGACTGGATTCTGCGCGGCCTCACGTTCCTGGTCGTGAGCTGTCCGTGCGCGCTCGTGATCAGCGTCCCGCTCAGCTTCTTCGGCGGCATCGGCGGCGCGTCGCGGCTCGGCATCCTCGTGAAGGGCTCCAACTACCTGGAGCTCCTCGCCAAGGTCGACACCGTGGTCTTTGACAAGACGGGCACCCTCACCTCGGGCACCTTCAACGTGGTGGCCATCCACCCCGAGGCAGGCGTCGAGGCAGACTACGTGCTCTCGCTCGCGGCGCACGCCGAGGCGTTCTCCGACCACCCGATCGCCGTCTCCGTGCGCGAGGCCTACTCCGGGAGGATCGACCGCGAGCGCATCCGTGACGTGCGCGAGGAGTCGGGCCACGGCGTCTCGGCCCGGGTGGACGAGCACGTGGTGCTCGTGGGCAACGACAGGCTCATGGCCGAGCACGGCGCGAACTGGCACGACTGCGACCTCACGGGCACGGTCCTGCACGTCACCGTCGACGGCGCGTACGCGGGCCACATCGTGATCGCCGACGTGGTCAAGGACGACGCCGAGGCGGCCGTCCGCGAGCTCCACGACGCCGGCGTGCGGCGCTGCGTGATGCTCACCGGCGACCGCGCCGACGTGGCCGAGGCCGTCGGCGGGCGTCTCGGGCTCGACGAGGTGCGCGCGCAGCTGCTCCCGCAGGACAAGGTCGCGGAGGTGGAGCGGCTGCTCGCGGAGGAGCGCGAGGGCGGCAGGCTCGCCTTCGTGGGCGACGGCATCAACGACGCGCCGGTCCTCACCCGCGCGGACGTGGGCATCGCCATGGGGGCGATGGGCTCGGACGCCGCCATCGAGGCCGCCGACGTCGTCCTCATGGACGACAGGCCCTCCAAGATCGCTTCGGCGATGCGCGTGGCGAGAAAGACCATGCGCATCGTGTGGCAGAACATCGTCTTTGCCATCGGCGTGAAGGTGCTCATCCTCGTGCTCGCGGCGCTGGGCCTGGCCAACATGTGGCTCGCCGTCTTCGGCGACGTGGGCGTGGCGGTCATCGCGATCCTGAACGCCATGCGCGCGATGCGCGTCGAGCGCCACTAG